The proteins below are encoded in one region of Bifidobacterium catenulatum DSM 16992 = JCM 1194 = LMG 11043:
- a CDS encoding NAD(P)H-dependent oxidoreductase, which produces MKTLVLVFHPHLEKSQVNRKLMDAANETGDVTVVDEYAAYPDFRINVEHEQRLIETHDRIVLQFPFYWYSSPALLKQWEDDVIKAGWAYGGGRALEGKEFMLSVSTGSPADSYTREGSHVRTMDELLSPFETTFRHTHATYLKPFLIQGVATSTEEQIDEAVSKYPAALIG; this is translated from the coding sequence ATGAAAACGCTGGTTCTGGTGTTCCATCCGCATCTGGAAAAATCGCAGGTCAACCGCAAGCTTATGGACGCGGCCAACGAAACCGGAGACGTGACCGTGGTCGATGAATACGCCGCATATCCGGATTTCAGAATCAACGTCGAACATGAGCAGAGGCTCATCGAAACGCATGACCGCATTGTGCTGCAGTTCCCGTTCTACTGGTACAGCTCTCCCGCTCTGCTCAAGCAGTGGGAGGATGACGTAATCAAGGCCGGTTGGGCTTATGGCGGCGGGCGCGCCCTTGAAGGCAAGGAGTTCATGCTGTCCGTGTCCACCGGATCTCCAGCCGATTCCTACACCCGTGAAGGCAGCCATGTGCGCACCATGGACGAGCTGCTTTCCCCGTTCGAGACCACGTTCCGTCATACGCATGCGACGTATCTGAAGCCGTTCCTCATCCAAGGCGTTGCCACGTCCACCGAAGAGCAGATCGATGAGGCCGTGTCCAAGTATCCTGCCGCGCTGATCGGCTGA
- a CDS encoding AzlC family ABC transporter permease, which translates to MGTRGFSFLWPMCMSAFIFTGSMEFVTVNLLVSAFNPFATFMLAVMLGTRHLFYGISMLGRFKNMGVKKPYLIFSLCDETFAIDNGTVIPKGVNRGWFYFFVGFLNQFSWVAGATVGGILGGRITFDTSGLDFIMTAMFAVIFADQWLATKHKSHMAALTGIVVPAICLGVFGADNFMIPSLAGMLVMFVLLRPYLNDLKNDKTDEAGGAGSVTSDDMQKEARA; encoded by the coding sequence ATGGGCACGCGTGGTTTCTCCTTCCTGTGGCCCATGTGCATGAGCGCGTTCATCTTCACCGGTTCCATGGAATTCGTGACGGTGAATCTGCTGGTGTCCGCGTTCAATCCGTTCGCCACGTTCATGCTTGCCGTCATGCTAGGCACAAGGCATCTGTTCTACGGCATTTCCATGCTTGGCCGGTTCAAGAACATGGGGGTGAAAAAACCGTATCTCATCTTCTCCCTGTGTGATGAGACTTTCGCCATCGACAACGGCACTGTCATTCCCAAAGGCGTCAACCGAGGCTGGTTCTACTTCTTCGTGGGATTCCTCAACCAATTCTCCTGGGTGGCTGGTGCCACGGTTGGAGGCATTCTCGGCGGACGTATCACGTTCGATACCTCCGGACTCGATTTCATTATGACCGCCATGTTCGCCGTGATCTTCGCAGACCAGTGGCTGGCTACGAAACATAAGAGCCATATGGCGGCGTTGACCGGCATCGTCGTGCCTGCGATTTGTTTGGGAGTTTTCGGCGCCGACAATTTCATGATTCCCTCGCTTGCCGGCATGCTGGTCATGTTCGTTCTGCTGCGGCCGTATCTGAACGATCTGAAAAACGACAAGACGGATGAAGCCGGCGGAGCTGGCAGCGTAACGTCCGACGATATGCAGAAAGAGGCACGTGCATGA
- a CDS encoding branched-chain amino acid transporter permease codes for MIMTTWQGVVTIIMAILGTILTRFLPFLVFPESKEPPRFITYLGTVLPYAMTGLLVVYSLKGVHLLSGSHGIPELLAIMVIVLLHVWKRNMLLSIAGGTAAYMLLVQLVFS; via the coding sequence ATGATCATGACCACCTGGCAGGGCGTCGTAACTATTATCATGGCGATACTTGGTACCATTTTGACCCGTTTCCTGCCGTTTCTGGTATTCCCCGAATCGAAGGAACCGCCGCGTTTCATCACCTATCTGGGCACGGTGCTGCCGTACGCCATGACAGGTCTGCTCGTCGTGTATTCGCTCAAGGGCGTGCATCTGCTGTCCGGCAGCCACGGCATTCCCGAATTGCTTGCGATTATGGTGATCGTTCTGCTGCACGTATGGAAAAGAAACATGCTGCTGTCGATCGCCGGTGGCACCGCTGCTTACATGCTGTTGGTGCAGCTGGTATTCTCATGA
- a CDS encoding glycoside hydrolase family 3 protein translates to MKRVHVHFARCAAALCAIALPLSFAGCSSSASLNAGSNQSEQSNSQQSGASHDALDKSNVPSVMDDSPHGKAVAAVNAMSLAERVGQLVMAPLYAGSDPSSLQNLIMNQHIGSVLIIGNWNSGTAGVAAATSALQSYAPANNRLLMTTDQEGGLVQHLQGSGFDQMPSATDQGTMSTDQLRRSAAVWGSQLKSAGINVDLAPVVGTVTVDRTTNDPVGALDRDFGLDAAGNADHAKAFIQGMADSGIGSAIKHYPGLGSVTGNTDFTADGILDTTTTLDGAEINAFNSALEVNPSMVMMSLATYQAIDPNNPAVFSSTLVTDYLRNTVGFQGVITSDSLSATALSGVQPSDLGVRLVEAGGDLACIGAFDYVQQVLDGLNAKAAADSAFADKVKQSAIRVMTLKYDMELAK, encoded by the coding sequence ATGAAGAGGGTCCACGTTCATTTCGCTCGTTGTGCTGCCGCACTGTGCGCCATCGCACTGCCGCTATCGTTCGCTGGGTGTTCATCCAGCGCGAGTTTGAATGCTGGCTCCAACCAATCCGAGCAATCCAATTCGCAGCAGTCCGGCGCATCACATGATGCGCTTGACAAATCCAACGTGCCAAGCGTGATGGACGACTCTCCGCACGGCAAAGCCGTGGCTGCAGTCAATGCCATGAGTCTTGCAGAGCGTGTCGGTCAGCTCGTCATGGCACCTCTCTACGCGGGATCCGATCCTTCCTCATTGCAAAATCTCATTATGAACCAGCATATCGGTTCGGTGCTGATCATCGGCAACTGGAATTCTGGAACGGCCGGTGTCGCCGCAGCCACATCCGCATTGCAATCGTATGCGCCGGCCAATAATCGGCTGTTGATGACCACCGATCAGGAAGGTGGTTTGGTGCAGCATCTTCAAGGCTCTGGTTTCGATCAGATGCCTTCCGCCACCGATCAGGGAACGATGTCGACCGATCAGCTTCGTCGGTCGGCGGCCGTATGGGGTTCCCAGCTTAAGTCAGCTGGCATCAATGTCGATTTGGCGCCGGTGGTGGGTACGGTGACGGTGGATCGCACCACGAACGACCCTGTCGGAGCGTTGGATCGTGATTTTGGATTGGACGCGGCCGGTAATGCCGACCATGCCAAAGCGTTCATTCAGGGCATGGCGGATTCGGGTATTGGCAGCGCCATCAAGCATTATCCGGGACTTGGTTCGGTAACCGGCAATACCGATTTCACCGCCGACGGCATTCTTGACACCACCACCACGTTGGACGGTGCGGAAATCAACGCGTTCAATAGCGCGTTGGAGGTGAACCCTTCCATGGTGATGATGTCTTTGGCTACCTATCAGGCCATTGATCCGAACAATCCCGCCGTGTTTTCCAGCACTTTGGTAACGGATTATCTACGTAATACGGTTGGTTTTCAGGGTGTCATCACTTCGGATTCCCTCTCCGCCACTGCCTTGAGCGGTGTTCAGCCGAGTGATTTGGGTGTGCGATTGGTTGAAGCCGGCGGTGATCTTGCCTGTATTGGCGCTTTCGATTATGTTCAGCAGGTTTTGGATGGTTTGAATGCGAAGGCCGCGGCTGATTCTGCTTTTGCGGACAAGGTGAAGCAGTCCGCGATTCGCGTGATGACGCTGAAATACGATATGGAACTCGCCAAATAA